Proteins from a genomic interval of Papaver somniferum cultivar HN1 chromosome 4, ASM357369v1, whole genome shotgun sequence:
- the LOC113274886 gene encoding CASP-like protein 4A4 — protein MAGESQRIIFYPSQEPLPTPSPFTFSVAGSTTLSLSSQPAFRYANLFLRFAGLLFSFISAICLVFPSPQYRNYEPSTFLNTAELTYCFIVSILASIYSAYQLFKGVCDIAYRARFISDKMSDYSSFILDQLVAYLLISSSSILVLTIHRIIPTTSVWKSAVVSASMSCITFVIIAISTLQSGYKLCKRLIW, from the exons ATGGCAGGGGAATCACAGCGTATCATCTTCTATCCGTCTCAAGAACCCTTGCCCACACCTTCGCCATTTACGTTCTCCGTTGCAGGTTCCACCACCTTGAGTTTGAGTTCTCAACCCGCTTTTCGTTACGCAAATCTCTTTCTTCGGTTTGCTGGCTTGCTCTTTTCTTTCATCTCTGCAATATGTCTTGTTTTTCCATCACCTCAGTACAGAAATTATGAGCCTTCTACTTTCCTTAATACCGCTGAACTAAC GTACTGTTTTATTGTATCAATATTGGCTTCTATTTACTCAGCTTACCAACTCTTCAAAGGAGTATGTGACATTGCATATAGAGCACGTTTTATctctgacaagatgtcagattaCTCCAGCTTCATTCTTGATCAG TTGGTGGCTTATCTTctgatttcatcatcttcaatatTGGTACTTACTATACATCGAATTATACCTACAACATCGGTTTGGAAGTCTGCGGTTGTGTCTGCGAGTATGTCGTGCATCACGTTCGTTATAATCGCCATTTCTACACTTCAGTCAGGTTACAAACTTTGTAAAAGACTTATTTGGTGA